In one Modestobacter sp. L9-4 genomic region, the following are encoded:
- a CDS encoding MarR family winged helix-turn-helix transcriptional regulator, whose protein sequence is MHLTQETSERLSADLVRLVRTAKQLGHRVAADLYGDLPSYGWALLVPLEQHGPQRCSALASAAGIDVSVASRQVAALERAGYVERRPDPVDGRAALISLSTAGVGALAHTREVRSHWTLDALGDWTEEEARQFSAQLAKLADGLDRAARRPPARPAD, encoded by the coding sequence GTGCACCTGACCCAGGAGACCTCCGAGCGGCTCAGCGCCGACCTGGTCCGGCTGGTCCGCACGGCCAAGCAGCTGGGCCACCGGGTGGCCGCCGACCTCTACGGCGACCTGCCCTCCTACGGCTGGGCGCTGCTGGTGCCGCTGGAGCAGCACGGACCCCAGCGCTGCAGCGCACTGGCCTCCGCCGCGGGCATCGACGTGTCGGTGGCCAGCCGGCAGGTGGCCGCGCTGGAGCGCGCCGGCTACGTCGAGCGCCGTCCCGACCCGGTCGACGGCCGGGCCGCCCTGATCAGCCTCAGCACCGCGGGGGTGGGGGCCCTGGCACACACGCGCGAGGTGCGCAGCCACTGGACCCTCGACGCCCTCGGCGACTGGACCGAGGAGGAGGCCCGCCAGTTCAGCGCTCAGCTGGCGAAGCTCGCCGACGGCCTCGACCGCGCCGCCCGCCGGCCACCTGCCCGACCGGCCGACTGA